AATGAACTGTCGTACACAAATTTCTTCTGTTTTTTCAATTGGACTTTTCAGTAATCGACGAATCTGGTTGGGAATTATCGCAGAGCTTGCATTATTCGCAGTGTTGATATACACCCCATTTCTACAAGAAATTTTTAATACCCAACCCTTGAATCTTGTTGAATGGTTCTTCTTATTCTGCATTCCAATTCCATTATTTTTACTTGAAGAATTGCGAAAATTTTTTGTTCGAAGAACTAAGAGTCACAACTGATTTTAATCTTCGCTTTTTTATTGACAGCACATGGTGCTTTATTGCAAATAATAAAAAACATGGTCTCTTCAAGAGGAAACCATGTTTTTTATTGTTTACTATCATTCGGATATAAATCCTTAATTACTTTTCAAATTTGAAAGCTATTACAATCTGCTTCAAATTATCTGCCGTTTTTTGTAATTCGGCTACGTGCTCAGTGAAGTTCTCCATTGTTGCAAGAACTTCTTCTGAGTTAGCTGAGACTTCTTCTGTTCCGGCTGAGTTCTCCTCAGTTGAAGCCGAAATATTTTCTAAATTGCCATCAATCTGTTCATGTGCTTTCTGAATTTCATTACTTGCTTTTTCTATTTCTTGAATGTCTTGAATCAACTTTTGATTCACTGCAAAAACATTTTTTGAAGAATCGATTGCTTGGTCAATTAATTTAGTTTGTTGTCTTCCACCAGTAATTGAATCACCCATTTTCTGGACCATCTCTTCAGAATCTGCTTTTATTTTCTCCAGTATTACACTAATTCCTTTCGTTGAATCCTTACTTTGATTTGATAATTTTCGAATTTCAGTAGCGACAACCGCAAACCCTTTTCCTGCTTCACCGGCTCCCGCAGCCTCAATTGAAGCATTTAGAGCTAATAGATTTGTTTGTCGTGAAATTCCATCAATGGTTGAAACAATTTTGTTAATGTTTTGCACTCGTGCATTTAAATTACTAGTGCTTTTTTCTAACTCTTCCATTTTGTTCAATTCCTGAGCCCAATTAGTTGAGACTTGATCCGTAAGTTTTAAATTATGCTTATTTAGTGTAGCTGCATTATTTGAACTTTCATTCATTCGCTTCACGTTCTGGTGCATTACACTAATAATGCCTGATAATCTTTTTAGATGTGCAACACTTTCAGAAGTTTCTTGTGCTTGAGAGGTTGTAACCTGTGCGATTCCAGTAATTGCTTGTGTCACTTCTTCCGTTGCTTTATTTGTTTGCATTGAGAGATCTAACAACGAATTTGATTTATTTGCAACTGTCCTACTTTCTTCTTGCACATTTCCAATTGCTTTACCTATTGAATCAACCATTTCATTAAAATAATATGCAATTTGATTGAGCTCTTGTCCATTTTTATTTGGTTCAGCCATTTTATAACCTAACTTCTCTGGTTTGATTAACAAATTAAACACGTTTTTGTTATTACTAGCTTTAATTCTAGTAAATTTACTTTGCCCAGCATTTTTAAACTCACTAATGAATACCTGTGCCATTGCCTTTAATATCTTACTTACATAGAAACTAAATAGCAGCGTAGCTAAAATTATAATAATAGCAAACACTAGAAAATTTAAAATTAGTCCGTTCAATTCTGTATTTAAGTCACTCTGATCAACTGCCGCAAAAGACCAGACAGTGTGATCACCTGTTTGCCCCTTATTAAAATAAACTTTTATATTGCTTTCTGTATTTAGCTGTATTACTCCTCGATTGCCCACTGCTTGCTTAATTTCTTTGAAAATTTCTTTTTGCTTAATACTTTGTCCACTTTTAAAAGTATATTTCTTAGATTTCCCTTTTGAGGCAATAACAGTTCCTTCATCATCTATTAATGTCACACTACCTGTTCGACCAATTTTTAATGCAGCGATTGCTTCTTCAATATTATGGTACGAGAGATTGATAGCTAAAACTCCCACCTGACCGTTCATATTTTTAACTTGCAATGAAGCAGTTCTAATCATTTGTTTTGACTTTTTATCCTTATAAGGTGCAGTCCACGTCACTGCACCTTTAGAAAGTGTAGCATTCTTATACCAAGAACTCTTCGCTGACCCTGTACTTCCTGAAATTTTACCAGATGCAACCATCTGACCATCACTTGTTCTAAATCCAATTCCTTTAATATTTGAATTGCTTTCTTTGACTATTCTTAATACTTGTTTTATTTGATTAAGTTGATATTTCTTGCCACTAAAAACATCTTCATTAGCTAATTTCTGTAAGATATTAATAGTTGATGTATGAATTTTTTTTCTTCAGCCATCAAATTAACTGCAGCTCCTTGCTGACTTAACAAATTTCGATTGGTCAATAATTTGCGGCTAGTAAAATATGACCCTGTTAGTACCACTATCAAAGCCATTAAAGTTGTAAAAATTAAAATATACCTTACATATCGTCCGATACTGTGCTTTGTACTAATCTTTCTTATCATAAAAGACTCTCCCACCATATAATGTTATAAGGAACACTATCATATATCGGAAATTTCATTAAATTTTTAATCTAGCAAAGACATAGCAAGCACAAAAAGTTTCGGCTAAAAAATTAGGAATTATAATTAGAAGTACTGTAACGTTTATGCCTTTAGTGAGATTAGCCAAAAAACAATCAGCACTAATGAGCTCCACTGCTTTTTAAATTATTAGAAATGATTACTCCACATTACCAAAGTTTAACTTTTCTTGATTGAAATACACCACATATTATTTAGCTCTTTTCAATTTATTACCAACGTGAAACACTTTACCATAGCAAGGGCTATTCCAATAAAAAAGCCATGGTCCCTTCAAGGGTAACCATAGCCTTAATTTTTACGCTAAGTCTTCGCCATTCGAAAGAATAACTTTCTTATACCAATAAAAAGAATCTTTTTTTATCCGCTTCAATGACCCATTGCCTTCATCATCCTGGTCAACGTAGATAAATCCATAACGTTTGGACATTTCTGAAGTTGAAAAACTAATGAGGTCAATTGGCCCCCACATCGTATAGCCCATAAGTTGAACACCGTCTTTGATAGCCTGCTTCATTTGTTCGATGTGTTTTCTCAGATAATTAATTCGATAATCATCATGAATTTTACCGCTTTCGAGTTTGTCTAAAGCACCAAGACCGTTTTCAACAATAAATAATGGTTTTCGATAACGATCCCACATCTCATTCAAAGTAATTCGCAAACCAACAGGATCAATCTGCCAGCCCCAGTCAGATTCTTCAAGATACTTATTACGACCACCCGTTGACATATTACCATTGACTTCTTCTTCGGCTATAGCACTGGTAACAGTTGTCATATAATAACTGAAACTCACAAAATCAACTGGCGATTCCGCCAGAACTTGCTGGTCATGAGCAGCCATTTTTATCTGAATTCCATTTTCAGAAAAATATCTGTTCATGAATTCTGGGTACTCACCGCGTGCCTGTACATCAGTAAAAAATAAATTTTTCTGATCTTCCAACTGTGCTGCACGAACATCTTCTGGCTTACATGTTGCTGAATATGTTTGCATTCTTGCTAGCATACATCCCATCTTTGCCTCTGGATCAATTTCATGCAGTTGTTTAGTGGCAATTGCACTAGCAACCAGTTGATGATGAAGTGCTTGATAGCGGACATTTTCCTGTTCTTGTTTCTTTAAATGACTATCAACGACACCTGTTTCATGAAAACCCCAAGTTCCCGTGTTAATCTCATTAAAACTCAACCAATACCGAACACGCCCACGATAATGTTTAAAAACGACTTCAGTATAATGGGTAAAATCAGCAATCGTTCTACGATCCAGCCAACCATTTTGTTTTTGCGTAAGCGCAAGTGGCATCTCATAATGAGAAAGTGTAATTAGTGGTTCAATATTATATTTTTCCAGTTCATCCAAAACACGGTCATAAAATGCTAATCCCTTTTCATTTGCCTGTTGTTCATCCCCCTGTGGGAAAATGCGTGCCCACGCAATCGAAAAACGAAACACTTTGAAACCCATTTCCGCAAAAAGTTTGATATCTTCTTTATAATGGTGATAGAAATCAACTCCGCGACGCTTTGGATAGTTAACCGTTGTCAGATCATTAGTCGCTTCTTTTATTGATTTAGCATCAACTACATTCATTGACATTTTCTTACGATCGTCTGCTTTTCTTACAACTTCTGCAGTGGTCAAGCCTTTGCCATCAACATTCCAAGCTCCTTCAATTTGATTGGCAGCAGTCGCACCACCCCATAGAAACTCTTTTGGAAATTCTTTTGGAAAACTTGATTTATACATATAACTATCTCCTTTTGTCGAAAAATCCTATTTTATCAGTTGTAATGATAGAAGCATATTTTGATCTGCTTCTGTATCTTTAGTTACCTCCACCTCATACTGTTTAGTATTCGTGACAATCATCATAACTGTGTTATCATATCCATTTGCTTTGATCTGTTCAGCATCAAACGTAATCAGTTCTTCTCCTTGATTAACATGCTGCCCTTGCTTAACTTTTGTTTCAAAATATTTTCCATTTAATTTTACTGTGTCTATTCCAATATGAATCAATATTTCTGCACCTTGATCTGAAATGATTCCAATCGCATGTCCAGTTGGATAAACTGCACTAATTGTTCCACTAACAGGTGAAGCAACTCTATCATTTGTTGGAACAATTGCAATTCCCTTTCCCATGGCCTCTGACGCAAAAACTTCATCTTTAACGCTTGTTAGTGGGATAATCGTTCCTTTCACTGGTGCAGCTAATGTATCTAGATTCTGACTATTTCCCTGTGTATCTTCTTTACTCATTCCAAATAAATATGTTAGTACTGTACCCAAAACAAATGCCACTGCAATTCCAATCAAGGAACCAACAAATCCTTTCCCAACATATGTTGGGATTGCTAGTAAACTAGGAAGTGTGAAAGAACTAGCTCTAACTTGAAAACCACCAATAATTGCTCCACCGATACCACCAGCAATAACTGCACAGATAAATGGTCTTTTTAGCTTCAAAGTCAAACCGTAAATAATTGGCTCAGTGATTCCAAAGATACCTGTAATGACTCCCGAACCTGCTAATGCTTTTTGCTTTTTATTCTTTGTTTTCAAGAAAATTCCTAATGCTGCACCTGCCTGGGAAATAACGGCAGCACATAAAATTGGTAGCAATGGATCGTAACCCATTTTACTAAGATTGTTCATCATTACTGGTACAAAAGTCCAATGTACTCCAAAAATAACAAATACTTGCCAGAAGGCTCCCATAATTGCCCCTGCTAGTGCTGGTGCAAAATTATAAACTGATGAGACCATTGTTGATAATATATTCCCAACAGATGATCCAAGTGGTCCAACGACAATCATTGTTAGTGGAACCATGATTACCAATGAAAATAACGGTGTAAAGATATTCCTGATTGCTTCAGGAAAAAGCTTATT
Above is a window of Liquorilactobacillus hordei DSM 19519 DNA encoding:
- a CDS encoding methyl-accepting chemotaxis protein, coding for MHTSTINILQKLANEDVFSGKKYQLNQIKQVLRIVKESNSNIKGIGFRTSDGQMVASGKISGSTGSAKSSWYKNATLSKGAVTWTAPYKDKKSKQMIRTASLQVKNMNGQVGVLAINLSYHNIEEAIAALKIGRTGSVTLIDDEGTVIASKGKSKKYTFKSGQSIKQKEIFKEIKQAVGNRGVIQLNTESNIKVYFNKGQTGDHTVWSFAAVDQSDLNTELNGLILNFLVFAIIIILATLLFSFYVSKILKAMAQVFISEFKNAGQSKFTRIKASNNKNVFNLLIKPEKLGYKMAEPNKNGQELNQIAYYFNEMVDSIGKAIGNVQEESRTVANKSNSLLDLSMQTNKATEEVTQAITGIAQVTTSQAQETSESVAHLKRLSGIISVMHQNVKRMNESSNNAATLNKHNLKLTDQVSTNWAQELNKMEELEKSTSNLNARVQNINKIVSTIDGISRQTNLLALNASIEAAGAGEAGKGFAVVATEIRKLSNQSKDSTKGISVILEKIKADSEEMVQKMGDSITGGRQQTKLIDQAIDSSKNVFAVNQKLIQDIQEIEKASNEIQKAHEQIDGNLENISASTEENSAGTEEVSANSEEVLATMENFTEHVAELQKTADNLKQIVIAFKFEK
- a CDS encoding glycoside hydrolase family 1 protein; the encoded protein is MYKSSFPKEFPKEFLWGGATAANQIEGAWNVDGKGLTTAEVVRKADDRKKMSMNVVDAKSIKEATNDLTTVNYPKRRGVDFYHHYKEDIKLFAEMGFKVFRFSIAWARIFPQGDEQQANEKGLAFYDRVLDELEKYNIEPLITLSHYEMPLALTQKQNGWLDRRTIADFTHYTEVVFKHYRGRVRYWLSFNEINTGTWGFHETGVVDSHLKKQEQENVRYQALHHQLVASAIATKQLHEIDPEAKMGCMLARMQTYSATCKPEDVRAAQLEDQKNLFFTDVQARGEYPEFMNRYFSENGIQIKMAAHDQQVLAESPVDFVSFSYYMTTVTSAIAEEEVNGNMSTGGRNKYLEESDWGWQIDPVGLRITLNEMWDRYRKPLFIVENGLGALDKLESGKIHDDYRINYLRKHIEQMKQAIKDGVQLMGYTMWGPIDLISFSTSEMSKRYGFIYVDQDDEGNGSLKRIKKDSFYWYKKVILSNGEDLA
- a CDS encoding beta-glucoside-specific PTS transporter subunit IIABC, with the protein product MDYEKLASDIVKDIGGKDNINTAWHCATRLRFKLKDESKADTQKIEDLDGVITVVQSAGQYQIVVGNAVANVFNALAKQTGLENEDQSTQPQEKEKNLVNRFIAFISGTFTPFLGALAGAGILKGLLALFVALNWMSTTSGTYEILYAAGDALFNFLPIFLAFTASKRLNVNQFVAVALASALVYPTLVATATKAQTIHFIGIPVVPTTYTSSVIPILLAVWVLSFIEPVLNKLFPEAIRNIFTPLFSLVIMVPLTMIVVGPLGSSVGNILSTMVSSVYNFAPALAGAIMGAFWQVFVIFGVHWTFVPVMMNNLSKMGYDPLLPILCAAVISQAGAALGIFLKTKNKKQKALAGSGVITGIFGITEPIIYGLTLKLKRPFICAVIAGGIGGAIIGGFQVRASSFTLPSLLAIPTYVGKGFVGSLIGIAVAFVLGTVLTYLFGMSKEDTQGNSQNLDTLAAPVKGTIIPLTSVKDEVFASEAMGKGIAIVPTNDRVASPVSGTISAVYPTGHAIGIISDQGAEILIHIGIDTVKLNGKYFETKVKQGQHVNQGEELITFDAEQIKANGYDNTVMMIVTNTKQYEVEVTKDTEADQNMLLSLQLIK